A part of Osmerus mordax isolate fOsmMor3 chromosome 10, fOsmMor3.pri, whole genome shotgun sequence genomic DNA contains:
- the LOC136950930 gene encoding pepsin A-like, whose product MKCALVLCAMVALSECFQTVPLIKGKSARESLEEQGLWEMYRLKFPYNAAAKFDQQFYGNEPMTNDFDLAYFGVISIGTPPQSFSVIFDSGSSNLWIPSVYCSSAACKNHQKFNPGLSSTFRNSGKSLSISYGTGSMKGFLGYDTVKVGGIQIRNQIFGLSQSEAPFMAHMKADGILGLAYPRLSASGATPVFDNMMSQHLINQDIFSVYLSRNSAAGSEVTFGGVDPQHYTGQITWIPLSSEMYWQITVDSITINGRVVACQGGCQAIVDTGTSLIAGPQADIASMNSAVGATGQNGDNMVNCNNIGSLPEITFNIHGHAFTLPASAYIRQSQYYGCRTGFQGGDNLWILGDVFIREYYTIFSRATNMVGLAQSR is encoded by the exons ATGAAGTGTGCGTTGGTTCTGTGTGCCATGGTGGCGCTCTCTGAGTGCTTCCAGAC GGTCCCCCTGATAAAGGGGAAGAGTGCCAGGGAgagtctggaggagcagggcttgTGGGAGATGTACAGGCTCAAGTTCCCCTACAACGCAGCCGCCAAGTTTGACCAGCAGTTCTACGGAAACGAGCCCATGACCAACGACTTTGAC CTGGCCTACTTCGGGGTGATCTCCATCGGGACTCCTCCCCAGTCCTTCAGTGTCATCTTCGACTCCGGCTCCTCCAACCTGTGGATCCCTTCTGTCTACTGCAGCAGTGCAGCTTGTA AAAACCACCAGAAGTTCAATCCTGGTTTGAGCAGCACCTTCAGGAATTCTGGCAagagtctctccatctcctacGGCACCGGCAGCATGAAAGGCTTCCTGGGCTACGACACCGTCAAG gTGGGAGGGATCCAGATCAGAAACCAGATCTTTGGGCTGAGCCAGAGCGAGGCTCCTTTCATGGCCCACATGAAGGCTGATGGGATCCTGGGTCTGGCCTACCCTCGCCTGTCTGCCTCAGGGGCCACGCCCGTCTTTGACAACATGATGAGTCAGCACCTCATCAACCAGGACATCTTCTCTGTCTACCTGAGCAG gaacTCTGCAGCTGGCAGTGAGGTGACCTTTGGTGGAGTTGACCCCCAACACTACACTGGACAAATCACCTGGATTCCTCTGTCCTCTGAGATGTACTGGCAGATCACTGTGGACAG TATCACCATCAACGGCCGGGTGGTGGCGTGCCAGGGGGGCTGTCAGGCCATCGTGGACACCGGCACCTCTCTGATCGCCGGACCCCAGGCCGACATCGCCAGCATGAACAGCGCTGTGGGAGCCACGGGCCAGAACGGAGAC aATATGGTGAACTGTAACAACATCGGCAGcttgcctgaaatcaccttcaACATCCACGGACATGCCTTCACTCTCCCTGCCTCCGCCTACATCCGCcag tCTCAGTACTACGGCTGCCGTACCGGTTTCCAGGGCGGCGACAACCTCTGGATCCTGGGAGACGTCTTCATCAGGGAGTACTACACGATCTTCAGCAGAGCGACGAACATGGTTGGCCTGGCCCAGTCTAGATAA
- the LOC136950928 gene encoding pepsin A-like: MMKWALVLCVMVALSESLVKVPLIKGKSARDSLEEQGLWEIYRNKFPYNAAAKFEQNFYSNQIITNDFDLSYYGVISIGTPPKSFSVIFDTGSSPFWVPSIYCKSVGCRNHRKFHPLLSSTFRNTRRILSISYGTGSMAGFLGYDTVEVGGIQIRNQVFGLSHTEAPFMAHMKADGILGLAYPRLSASGATPVFDNMMSQHLIDQDVFSVYLSRHQKGGSMVTFGGVDPQHYTGPITWVPLSSETYWQITVDSVTIEGKVVACQGGCQAIVDTGTSLILGPLVDTLSINQALGATRLFTDHVVNCIIVDKMPTVTFNINGHAFTIPGAASVLRSHYYGCRTGFGSLDSSRWILGDVFIRQYYTIFSRAKNAVGLAKAK, encoded by the exons ATGATGAAGTGGGCGCTGGTTCTGTGTGTCATGGTGGCTCTCTCTGAGTCCCTCGTCAA GGTCCCCCTGATAAAGGGGAAGAGTGCCAGGGAtagtctggaggagcagggcttgTGGGAGATATACAGGAACAAGTTCCCCTACAACGCAGCCGCCAAGTTTGAACAGAACTTCTACAGCAACCAGATCATCACTAACGACTTTGAC CTGTCCTACTATGGAGTGATCTCCATCGGGACTCCTCCCAAGTCCTTCAGTGTCATCTTCGACACAGGCTCTTCCCCCTTTTGGGTTCCTTCCATCTACTGCAAAAGCGTAGGCTgca GAAACCACCGCAAGTTCCACCCACTGTTGAGCAGCACCTTCCGGAACACTCGCAGGATTCTGTCCATCTCCTATGGCACCGGCAGCATGGCCGGTTTCTTGGGCTACGACACCGTCGAG GTGGGAGGGATCCAGATCAGAAACCAGGTCTTTGGGCTGAGCCACACCGAGGCTCCTTTCATGGCCCACATGAAGGCTGATGGGATCCTGGGTCTGGCCTACCCTCGCCTGTCTGCCTCAGGGGCCACGCCCGTCTTTGACAACATGATGAGTCAGCACCTCATCGACCAGGACGTCTTCTCTGTCTACCTGAGCAG acaCCAGAAGGGGGGCAGTATGGTGACCTTTGGTGGAGTTGACCCCCAGCACTACACTGGACCAATCACCTGGGTTCCTCTTTCCTCTGAGACATACTGGCAGATCACTGTAGACAG CGTCACCATAGAGGGGAAGGTGGTGGCATGTCAGGGCGGCTGTCAGGCCATCGTGGACACCGGCACCTCTCTGATCCTGGGGCCCCTGGTGGACACCCTCAGCATCAACCAGGCTCTGGGGGCCACCCGACTGTTCACTGAT caTGTTGTGAATTGTATCATTGTTGACAAAATGCCCACGGTAACCTTCAACATCAATGGACATGCCTTTACAATCCCAGGAGCTGCCTCTGTGCTAAGG TCCCACTACTATGGCTGTCGTACCGGGTTTGGAAGCCTGGACTCCAGCCGGTGGATCCTGGGGGACGTGTTCATCAGGCAGTACTACACGATCTTCAGCAGGGCCAAGAACGCAGTGGGCCTGGCCAAGGCAAAGTAA
- the LOC136950654 gene encoding LOW QUALITY PROTEIN: PI-PLC X domain-containing protein 1-like (The sequence of the model RefSeq protein was modified relative to this genomic sequence to represent the inferred CDS: inserted 2 bases in 1 codon): MASELVDGTGELEESGNANWMSKLPEKLQATTLWEMAIPGSHDTMCYDLDKTFPVMEPDTLVKLDQLLPSLVRPIIYRWATTQESGVTEQLNLGVRVFDLRIXKPDDSSNTLYFAHGLFTHSTVESVLSEIHSWLENHSKEVVILALSHFHNLSVSNHDHLVSFIKTLFGSKLLPRQDLPTLQTCWESKKQVIISYDFLRASDQNLELWPSVPYHYGDTLDPEKVIAVLDQKLQEGRPARFFISGLNLTLPESPEEVLKHVLGSLRDTMLPSLPLLLDWVKRQTPGPGKTCINIICSDFVNHMKFVPLVIKLNDKLLSQEEDSTTS; the protein is encoded by the exons ATGGCTTCAGAGCTGGTAGACGGaacaggagagctggaggagtcCGGGAATGCTAATTGGATGTCTAAACTACCTGAAAAACTACAGGCAACAACGCTGTGGGAGATGGCTATACCTg GCAGCCATGACACAATGTGCTACGACTTGGACAAAACCTTCCCTGTCATGGAACCGGACACTCTGGTTAAGCTGGACCAGCTGTTACCCTCCTTGGTGAGGCCAATCATCTACAGATGGGCCACAACCCAG GAATCTGGAGTCACAGAGCAGCTGAATCTCGGGGTTCGTGTCTTTGATCTGAGGAT CAAACCTGACGACAGCAGCAACACACTTTACTTTGCACACGGCCTTTTCACCCACAGCACTGTGGAG agtgtcctCAGTGAGATCCACAGCTGGCTGGAGAACCACTCGAAGGAGGTCGTGATCTTGGCCTTGTCCCACTTCCACAACCTGAGTGTATCCAACCACGACCACCTTGTGTCATTCATCAAGACGCTGTTTGGATCCAAACTCCTTCCTCGACAG GACCTCCCTACGCTGCAGACCTGCTGGGAGTCTAAGAAGCAGGTCATCATCTCCTACGACTTCTTGAGGGCCTCTGACCAGAACCTGGAGCTCTGGCCGTCTGTCCCGTACCACTACGGCGACACTCTGGACCCAGAGAAGGTGATAGCAGTGCTGGATCAGAAGCTTCAGGAAGGAAGACCAG CTCGGTTCTTCATCTCGGGACTAAACCTGACGCTGCCTGAAAGTCCAGAGGAGGTGTTGAAGCACGTGCTGGGCTCCCTGCGTGACACCATGCTGCCAAGTCTGCCTCTCCTGCTGGACTGGGTGAAGAGGCAGACTCCAGGACCAGGCAAGACCTGCATCAACATCATCTGCTCCGACTTCGTGAACCATATGAAGTTTGTTCCCCTCGTCATCAAACTCAACGATAAACTTCTGTCACAAGAGGAAGACTCCACCACCAGTTGA